The proteins below are encoded in one region of Pelagibacterium flavum:
- a CDS encoding deoxyguanosinetriphosphate triphosphohydrolase, with the protein MHAVYAADPAQSRGRVYRPSASPTRNEFQRDRDRIIHSTAFRRLQHKTQVFLHHEGQHFRTRLTHTLEVSQIARSIARALRLNEDLAEAVALSHDLGHTPFGHAGERVLGEKMAELGGFDHNVQALRVVGVLENRYADHDGLNLTWETLEGILKHNGPVTGGESEHGQDIAAALADIPASADLLAGTYANLEAQVAAIADDIAYNAHDIDDAVRAGLLVIGDLVDVPLVGPIAREVIEMWPGLERGRQIHEVQRRLITRTIEAVIAESAERLIAAAPQSVDDVRYAGRALIGFPTEMAEDEAELKAFLFAKVYRDARVMGPVRQSEAVVGRLFDAYITEGDMPGRWGLAYSAAGSEAARARIVCDFVAGMTDPFALDEYARLFDERPEFR; encoded by the coding sequence ATGCACGCGGTTTATGCCGCCGATCCGGCGCAGTCACGGGGGCGGGTCTATCGGCCTTCGGCCAGCCCGACGCGCAACGAATTCCAGCGGGATCGGGACCGGATCATCCATTCGACGGCGTTTCGGCGGCTGCAGCACAAGACGCAGGTTTTTCTCCATCACGAAGGCCAGCATTTCCGCACGCGGCTGACCCATACGCTCGAAGTGAGCCAGATCGCGCGCTCGATCGCGCGGGCGCTGCGGCTCAACGAGGATCTGGCCGAGGCCGTAGCGCTGTCGCACGATCTGGGTCATACCCCGTTCGGACATGCCGGCGAGCGGGTGCTGGGCGAGAAAATGGCGGAGCTGGGCGGGTTCGACCATAATGTGCAGGCGCTGCGCGTGGTGGGAGTGCTTGAGAACCGCTATGCCGATCATGACGGGCTGAACCTGACCTGGGAGACGCTCGAAGGCATCCTGAAACACAATGGCCCGGTGACCGGCGGCGAATCCGAGCACGGGCAGGACATCGCGGCGGCCCTGGCGGATATTCCCGCGAGTGCTGATTTGCTGGCTGGCACCTATGCCAATCTCGAGGCGCAGGTGGCGGCGATTGCGGACGATATTGCCTATAACGCTCACGATATCGACGATGCGGTGCGGGCCGGGCTGTTGGTGATCGGCGATCTTGTCGATGTGCCGCTGGTGGGGCCGATTGCGCGCGAAGTCATCGAAATGTGGCCCGGACTGGAGCGGGGAAGGCAAATCCATGAGGTTCAGCGACGGCTGATTACGCGGACCATCGAGGCGGTGATCGCCGAAAGCGCCGAACGGCTGATTGCGGCGGCTCCGCAAAGTGTCGATGACGTCCGGTATGCGGGGCGGGCCCTGATCGGGTTTCCCACCGAGATGGCCGAGGATGAGGCCGAGCTCAAGGCATTCCTGTTCGCCAAGGTCTATCGCGACGCGCGGGTCATGGGGCCGGTCCGCCAGAGCGAAGCAGTGGTGGGGCGTTTGTTCGATGCCTATATCACCGAGGGAGACATGCCGGGACGCTGGGGGCTGGCCTATAGCGCTGCCGGTTCCGAGGCCGCACGGGCGCGGATCGTTTGCGATTTCGTGGCCGGGATGACCGACCCGTTCGCGCTGGATGAGTACGCCCGTTTGTTTGACGAGAGACCGGAATTCCGGTAA
- the tatA gene encoding twin-arginine translocase TatA/TatE family subunit — protein sequence MNPGPWGLLIIAIVVLLLFGRGKISSLMGEVAGGIKAFRKGMAEDDTPDDKPTATIDQKPGQAEPTLNQTTEAKTRKDA from the coding sequence ATGAATCCCGGACCCTGGGGACTGCTGATTATCGCGATTGTCGTGCTGCTGCTTTTCGGGCGCGGCAAGATCTCCAGCCTGATGGGCGAAGTCGCAGGTGGCATCAAGGCCTTCCGCAAGGGCATGGCCGAAGACGATACCCCCGACGACAAGCCGACGGCCACGATCGACCAGAAGCCCGGTCAGGCTGAGCCGACGCTCAACCAGACCACGGAAGCTAAGACGCGCAAGGACGCGTAA
- the argS gene encoding arginine--tRNA ligase: MDVFALFEGRVTDALIASFPELADNRELLARVVVEPPRDAAHGDLSTNAAMVVAKPLGKNPREVAAAISERFAGDADVASVEIAGPGFINFRLQQSVWHKVLSSIAELGDDFGRADVGQGEKVNVEYVSANPTGPMHVGHTRGAVYGDALASLLAYAGYDVSKEYYINDAGSQVDTLARSAFLRYREALGETIEIPAGFYPGDYLIPVGQALVEEFGNRLLDKPEEAWLAPVKQHVLAAMLELIRADLKKLNIEHEVFFSEKTLHGPGGEIEKTLAWLREEGLVYEGRLEPPKGKLPDDWEDREQTLFRATQFGDDVDRALVKSDGSYTYFAADIAYHRNKVLRGFTTLIDVLGADHAGYAKRIEAAVKAVSGGKASADVRFCQLVKLLRNGEPVKMSKRSGDLVTLADVVEEVGVDATRFMMLFRRNDAPLDFDFALVKEQSKDNPVFYVQYAHARTFSIFRNAARDLPALDTCESALAGADLSLLSTADEIELIRLLGSWPRQVAAAARAHEPHRLAFYLHELAAQFHAFWGKGKEDPSLRFVNDDDPKLTLARLALVDGVRRVLGSGLDLLGVSAPQELS; this comes from the coding sequence ATGGATGTGTTTGCCCTTTTTGAAGGGCGCGTCACCGATGCGCTGATCGCGAGTTTTCCCGAGCTGGCCGATAACCGGGAGTTGCTGGCCCGCGTTGTTGTGGAGCCGCCGCGCGATGCCGCTCATGGAGATCTTTCGACCAACGCCGCCATGGTGGTGGCCAAGCCGCTGGGCAAGAACCCGCGCGAGGTCGCGGCGGCGATTTCCGAGCGGTTTGCGGGGGATGCCGACGTGGCTTCGGTCGAGATCGCCGGGCCGGGGTTCATCAATTTCCGGCTGCAGCAGAGCGTCTGGCACAAGGTGCTGTCATCGATTGCCGAGCTGGGCGACGATTTCGGGCGGGCTGATGTGGGGCAGGGCGAGAAGGTGAACGTTGAGTATGTTTCGGCCAACCCGACCGGGCCGATGCATGTCGGGCATACCCGCGGCGCCGTTTATGGCGACGCGCTGGCATCGCTTCTGGCCTATGCCGGATATGACGTTTCCAAGGAATACTACATCAACGACGCCGGCTCGCAGGTCGACACGCTGGCGCGGTCGGCCTTCCTGCGCTATCGCGAGGCGTTGGGGGAGACCATCGAAATTCCGGCCGGCTTCTATCCGGGCGATTATCTGATCCCCGTGGGTCAGGCACTGGTGGAAGAGTTCGGCAACAGGCTGCTGGACAAGCCCGAAGAGGCATGGCTGGCCCCGGTCAAGCAGCATGTGCTGGCGGCGATGCTCGAGCTGATCAGGGCCGATCTGAAAAAGCTCAATATCGAGCACGAAGTGTTCTTTTCCGAAAAGACACTGCATGGACCGGGGGGCGAGATCGAAAAGACGCTGGCCTGGCTGCGCGAGGAAGGTCTCGTTTATGAGGGGCGGCTCGAGCCGCCGAAGGGAAAGCTGCCCGATGATTGGGAAGACCGCGAACAGACCTTGTTCCGGGCCACCCAGTTTGGCGACGACGTGGACCGGGCGCTTGTCAAATCGGATGGCAGCTATACTTATTTTGCCGCCGACATCGCCTATCATCGCAACAAGGTGCTGCGGGGCTTTACCACGCTGATCGACGTTCTGGGCGCCGACCATGCGGGGTATGCCAAGCGCATCGAGGCCGCCGTGAAGGCCGTTTCGGGCGGCAAGGCATCGGCTGACGTGCGGTTCTGCCAACTGGTCAAGCTGTTGCGGAATGGCGAACCGGTGAAAATGAGCAAGCGTTCCGGCGACCTGGTGACACTTGCCGATGTTGTGGAGGAAGTGGGAGTCGACGCAACCCGCTTCATGATGCTGTTCCGGCGCAACGACGCGCCGCTCGATTTTGACTTTGCGCTGGTGAAAGAGCAGAGCAAGGACAATCCGGTTTTTTATGTGCAGTACGCGCATGCAAGGACGTTTTCGATTTTCCGCAATGCGGCGCGCGACCTGCCGGCTCTCGATACGTGCGAGTCGGCACTCGCTGGCGCCGATCTTTCATTGCTGTCGACTGCGGATGAAATCGAGCTGATCCGGTTGCTTGGGTCCTGGCCGCGGCAGGTTGCGGCAGCGGCGCGGGCGCACGAGCCGCATAGACTTGCGTTTTACTTGCACGAGCTGGCCGCGCAGTTCCACGCCTTCTGGGGCAAAGGCAAGGAAGACCCCAGCTTACGCTTTGTTAACGACGATGACCCGAAACTAACGCTTGCTCGACTCGCGCTTGTGGATGGCGTGCGCCGGGTTCTCGGTAGCGGCCTTGATCTTTTAGGCGTGAGTGCGCCGCAAGAGCTTTCATAA
- a CDS encoding segregation and condensation protein A — protein sequence MAETSDPWFNETPEHAQTDAVLHVDVRGYEGPMDLLLDLARKQKVDLSGISVLALAEQYLAFIETIRQQRIEVAADYLVMAAWLAYLKSRLMVPQQSDDDEPSGEEMAALLQFRLARLEAMRDVAGRLLNRSRLGRDVFARGMPEPVSITRHALWEADLYQLLRAYAAQRERGIPAEYSPHQRTVWGLQEAREILERLIGQSFEWVSLDTYLADYLARPEERATAMASSFTASLELVRLGQVELRQQEAFAPLLMRRRQGDKPQ from the coding sequence ATGGCCGAGACTTCTGATCCCTGGTTCAACGAGACACCCGAGCATGCGCAGACCGACGCTGTGCTGCATGTGGACGTGCGCGGGTATGAAGGTCCCATGGACCTTCTGCTTGACCTCGCGCGCAAGCAGAAGGTGGATCTTTCGGGCATTTCGGTGCTCGCGCTGGCCGAGCAGTATCTGGCGTTCATCGAAACGATCCGCCAGCAACGGATCGAGGTGGCGGCCGATTATCTGGTGATGGCGGCCTGGCTGGCGTATCTGAAAAGCCGGCTGATGGTGCCCCAACAGAGCGATGACGACGAGCCGAGTGGCGAGGAAATGGCCGCCCTGCTGCAGTTCCGGCTGGCGCGGCTCGAAGCGATGCGCGATGTGGCGGGACGGCTGCTCAATCGCTCGCGGCTGGGGCGCGACGTTTTTGCGCGCGGGATGCCCGAGCCGGTGTCGATTACCCGGCATGCGCTTTGGGAAGCGGATCTTTATCAATTGCTGCGGGCCTATGCGGCGCAGCGCGAACGCGGTATTCCGGCCGAATATTCACCCCATCAGCGGACGGTGTGGGGATTGCAGGAGGCGCGCGAGATTTTGGAGCGGTTGATCGGGCAGAGTTTTGAGTGGGTATCGCTCGATACCTATCTGGCGGACTATCTCGCTCGGCCCGAAGAACGGGCTACGGCGATGGCATCGAGCTTTACTGCATCACTTGAACTCGTGCGGCTGGGGCAGGTGGAATTGCGCCAGCAGGAGGCCTTTGCGCCATTGCTGATGCGCAGGCGGCAGGGGGACAAGCCGCAATGA
- the tatC gene encoding twin-arginine translocase subunit TatC has translation MTQAQEKIAGSSPKEDELKASEAPLIEHLTELRTRLIYSIIALAVLFILCFFVADQIYGFLLGPFVAAAGSPEAVRLIYTAPQEFFFTKLSVALFSAIFLAFPIIASQIYAFVAPGLYKNERLAFLPYLVATPICFLVGAALVYYGVMPLALGFFLGMQQTDPSGVTIEMVTRVSEYLSLIMTLLLAFGVCFQLPVILTLLAQIGLIGVDNLKKWRKYAVVAIIIIAAFLTPPDPISQIGLAVPLLLLYELSVFAVRIVEKRRLKREAELAKDLGT, from the coding sequence ATGACCCAGGCGCAAGAAAAAATCGCGGGCTCCTCGCCCAAGGAAGATGAACTCAAGGCCAGCGAAGCGCCGCTGATCGAGCATCTGACGGAGCTGCGCACACGACTGATCTATTCGATCATCGCGCTGGCGGTGTTGTTTATCCTGTGCTTTTTCGTTGCCGACCAGATTTACGGCTTTTTGCTTGGCCCATTCGTTGCGGCGGCAGGGAGCCCAGAGGCGGTGCGCCTGATCTATACGGCGCCGCAGGAATTTTTCTTCACAAAGCTGTCGGTAGCGCTGTTTTCGGCAATCTTCCTGGCGTTTCCGATTATCGCTTCACAAATCTATGCCTTCGTGGCGCCGGGGCTCTACAAGAACGAGCGGCTGGCCTTCCTGCCTTATCTGGTGGCCACGCCGATCTGCTTTCTGGTGGGTGCGGCGCTGGTCTATTACGGCGTTATGCCGCTGGCGCTCGGGTTCTTCCTGGGGATGCAACAGACCGATCCTTCTGGTGTCACCATCGAGATGGTAACGCGGGTTTCGGAATATCTGAGCTTGATCATGACGCTGCTGCTGGCGTTCGGCGTTTGCTTTCAGCTGCCGGTTATTCTGACTCTTCTGGCCCAGATAGGGCTGATCGGCGTCGACAACCTCAAGAAGTGGCGGAAATATGCCGTCGTGGCGATTATTATTATCGCTGCGTTTCTTACGCCGCCCGATCCGATTTCCCAGATCGGCCTCGCGGTGCCGTTGCTGCTGCTTTATGAGCTTTCGGTCTTTGCGGTGCGCATTGTCGAAAAACGGCGGCTGAAACGCGAAGCGGAACTGGCCAAGGATTTGGGAACCTAA
- the serS gene encoding serine--tRNA ligase, which produces MFDIKWISANPEAFDAALKTRGMEPVSASLVALDDERRAVVAELNAVQEKRNASSKLIGQAKAQKDEARAQELMAEVSGLKDKLGELEAREKALTEEIRAALSVIPNLPAEGVPVGADENDNVPYFRANESEATRPAKPSLGFAPKEHYELGEAMGGMDFETAAKLSGSRFVVLKGQIARLERAIGQFMIDLHVDQHGYTEVQPPYLVRDEALFGTNQLPKFEEDLFFAPHGDGRLALIPTAEVPLTNFVRESILPEDELPLRFTALTPCFRSEAGSAGRDTRGMLRQHQFNKVEMVSITTPDKSAEEHERMLACAEEVLKRLGIHYRVMQLCTGDMGFGARRTYDIEAWLPGQDTYREISSVSVCGDFQARRMDARYRDANGKPQFVHTLNGSGVAVGRALIAVMENYQNEDGSVTIPEVLRPYMGGIEKIGG; this is translated from the coding sequence ATGTTCGACATCAAGTGGATCAGTGCAAATCCTGAGGCGTTCGACGCCGCGCTCAAGACGCGCGGGATGGAGCCGGTCTCCGCATCCCTGGTTGCGCTCGATGATGAGCGGCGCGCGGTCGTGGCCGAGCTCAATGCGGTGCAGGAGAAGCGCAACGCATCCTCGAAACTGATCGGGCAGGCCAAGGCGCAAAAGGACGAGGCACGGGCGCAGGAATTGATGGCCGAGGTGTCAGGTCTCAAGGACAAGCTGGGCGAACTCGAAGCGCGCGAGAAGGCGCTGACCGAGGAAATTCGGGCGGCGCTTTCGGTGATCCCGAACCTGCCCGCCGAGGGCGTGCCGGTGGGTGCGGACGAGAACGACAACGTTCCCTATTTCCGGGCCAATGAATCCGAAGCGACCCGGCCGGCCAAGCCCAGCCTGGGTTTTGCGCCCAAGGAGCATTACGAACTCGGTGAAGCGATGGGCGGGATGGATTTCGAAACCGCTGCCAAGCTTTCGGGCAGCCGGTTCGTGGTGCTCAAGGGGCAGATCGCACGGCTGGAGCGGGCGATTGGGCAGTTCATGATCGATCTGCATGTGGATCAGCATGGGTACACCGAAGTGCAGCCGCCCTATCTGGTTCGGGACGAGGCGCTGTTTGGTACCAACCAGCTTCCGAAATTCGAGGAAGATCTGTTCTTTGCTCCGCATGGGGACGGGCGGTTGGCACTGATCCCCACCGCCGAGGTGCCGCTGACAAATTTCGTGCGCGAGTCGATCCTTCCTGAAGATGAACTGCCGCTGCGGTTTACGGCGCTGACGCCGTGCTTCCGGTCGGAAGCGGGGTCGGCGGGGCGGGATACGCGGGGCATGCTGCGCCAGCACCAGTTCAACAAGGTCGAGATGGTGTCGATCACGACGCCGGACAAATCGGCCGAAGAGCATGAGCGGATGCTGGCGTGTGCGGAAGAAGTGCTCAAGCGGCTGGGCATCCATTACCGCGTCATGCAGTTGTGTACCGGCGATATGGGGTTCGGGGCGCGGCGGACCTATGACATCGAGGCGTGGCTGCCGGGGCAGGATACTTATCGCGAGATTTCTTCGGTTTCGGTGTGCGGGGATTTCCAGGCGCGGCGCATGGATGCGCGCTATCGCGACGCGAATGGCAAGCCGCAATTCGTCCACACGCTGAACGGATCTGGCGTTGCCGTGGGGCGGGCGCTGATCGCGGTGATGGAAAACTACCAGAACGAAGACGGGTCGGTGACGATTCCCGAGGTGTTGCGTCCCTATATGGGCGGGATCGAAAAGATCGGCGGATGA
- the scpB gene encoding SMC-Scp complex subunit ScpB, producing MSAMENDVSELHERNLRILEALLFASAEPVDLRDVQPFLSDGADVDGLIDALQARYAGRGINLVQRGSKWAFRTADDLNFLLRREETDTRPLSRAALETLAIIAYHQPVTRAEIEEVRGVSISKGTLDVLMEAGWVRMRGRRRTPGRPVTYGTTEAFLDHFGLEGLGDLPGLEELKGAGLLSSRVPPSFQVPMPFDGALRDDEDPLDPDDTGDAETESED from the coding sequence ATGAGTGCAATGGAAAACGATGTTTCCGAACTGCACGAGCGCAATCTGCGCATCCTTGAGGCGCTGCTTTTTGCGTCCGCCGAGCCGGTTGACCTGCGCGATGTTCAGCCGTTCCTTTCCGATGGGGCCGATGTGGATGGCCTGATCGATGCGTTGCAGGCGCGATATGCGGGACGCGGCATCAATCTGGTGCAGCGCGGGTCGAAATGGGCGTTTCGCACGGCGGATGATCTCAATTTCCTGTTGCGGCGCGAGGAAACCGATACGCGGCCTCTGTCGCGGGCGGCGCTCGAGACGCTGGCGATCATCGCCTATCACCAGCCGGTGACGCGAGCGGAAATTGAGGAAGTGCGCGGGGTTTCGATCTCCAAGGGCACGCTTGATGTGCTCATGGAAGCGGGATGGGTGCGGATGCGGGGGCGGCGTCGGACGCCTGGGCGCCCGGTGACCTATGGCACGACGGAGGCGTTTCTGGATCATTTCGGGTTAGAGGGCCTGGGCGATCTGCCCGGGCTAGAGGAACTGAAAGGGGCGGGGCTGCTTTCGAGCCGCGTGCCGCCGAGCTTTCAGGTGCCCATGCCGTTCGATGGCGCGCTGCGCGATGACGAGGATCCGCTCGACCCGGACGATACCGGTGATGCCGAAACCGAGAGCGAAGATTGA
- a CDS encoding SPOR domain-containing protein: MNDTKHNPANAGQDSDDLIAELARLVAQDARAAAAPASAYRREEPQVPAQPEPEAGQEDFYEAEPSFGAPQEFSARDESHAERDERVPDSGQNDTMPAFDFGFGAAQDVSADDQQASGDPIADLIADAEVATYESDSLRDEGWSGHADGASAEPEPSHGSYGRANEDVSGAAPVAQKRDPLGEIEALIGEAARANSADAGLPAGRRVKSSFLDDYETDAAVDAAESAILAAAAATGTPVRRVQPANDPEDWLVAPAPRQIAERPEPRLEAQPSQEQFIPDPLFAAPSTPHPETPAGSDSNEYVDEYTDEDYAEETYAEEQVSPRRSRRALGGLIIPVAAGALIFALIGGVYFAFFSGPGDPGEAPVLTADASPLKEDAPASQNDSTASESVVFSEIEGNTTAPEDEELVSRDQTNGASGAEVAEVLAPEEGETALANRPVRTVTVRPDGTIVPATDSVAGSNVLPVERPDVPAVPNSTLTSDPIGEAIALAMAGSETAAEAGAEGAASEAGAAVVDAGVTEAADEGVTAPAETEIADAPRPIPRPAGLTAQTDTTTAPAAAAAAPVTETVAAATPAQTTPAPAAATPTPTSNVGAWVQLSSQRSEADAQADIPSLQARYGTLFNGATPEVSQVDLGERGIYYRVRLPQPTFDQANSVCSAIQAQGGDCFVLNN, translated from the coding sequence ATGAACGACACCAAGCACAACCCGGCGAATGCGGGGCAGGACTCCGATGACCTGATCGCGGAGCTGGCGCGGCTTGTGGCGCAGGATGCCCGCGCGGCGGCTGCTCCGGCCAGCGCGTATAGGCGGGAGGAACCCCAGGTCCCCGCCCAGCCCGAACCCGAAGCCGGGCAGGAAGACTTTTACGAGGCCGAGCCCAGTTTCGGTGCGCCGCAGGAATTTTCCGCGCGGGACGAAAGCCATGCCGAACGTGACGAACGGGTTCCGGATTCCGGACAGAACGATACGATGCCGGCCTTCGATTTCGGGTTTGGCGCGGCCCAAGACGTCAGCGCGGACGATCAACAGGCATCCGGTGATCCGATTGCCGATCTGATTGCCGATGCGGAAGTTGCGACCTACGAGAGCGATTCTTTGCGGGACGAGGGCTGGAGCGGCCACGCTGACGGGGCGTCTGCCGAGCCCGAGCCTTCACATGGAAGCTATGGGCGCGCGAACGAGGATGTTTCCGGCGCCGCGCCGGTGGCACAGAAGCGTGATCCGCTTGGCGAGATCGAAGCCTTGATCGGCGAGGCGGCACGCGCCAATTCCGCCGATGCCGGACTGCCAGCCGGACGCCGGGTGAAATCGAGCTTTCTCGACGATTATGAAACAGATGCGGCCGTCGATGCCGCGGAATCGGCGATTCTGGCCGCTGCCGCCGCGACGGGAACGCCAGTGCGCCGCGTCCAGCCGGCAAACGATCCCGAAGACTGGCTGGTGGCGCCTGCGCCCCGCCAAATCGCAGAACGGCCAGAGCCAAGGCTGGAAGCGCAGCCGAGCCAGGAACAGTTCATTCCCGATCCGCTGTTTGCCGCGCCATCGACGCCACACCCCGAGACGCCGGCAGGTTCAGATTCGAATGAGTATGTCGATGAATACACCGACGAAGATTATGCCGAGGAAACCTATGCCGAGGAGCAGGTTTCACCGCGCCGTTCGCGTCGGGCGCTCGGCGGTCTGATTATCCCGGTCGCGGCCGGTGCGCTGATTTTTGCGCTGATCGGTGGGGTTTATTTCGCGTTCTTTTCGGGGCCGGGCGATCCGGGCGAAGCGCCGGTTCTGACCGCAGATGCCTCGCCGCTCAAGGAAGATGCGCCGGCATCACAGAATGATTCGACGGCAAGCGAGTCCGTTGTTTTCAGCGAAATCGAGGGCAACACCACGGCGCCGGAAGACGAAGAACTGGTGTCGCGCGATCAGACCAATGGCGCAAGCGGAGCGGAGGTTGCCGAAGTGCTGGCACCCGAGGAGGGCGAGACGGCGTTGGCCAATCGCCCGGTGCGCACGGTGACCGTACGGCCCGACGGCACGATCGTCCCGGCGACCGATAGCGTTGCTGGCTCGAACGTGTTGCCGGTGGAAAGGCCTGATGTGCCTGCTGTTCCCAACAGTACACTGACCTCCGATCCGATCGGGGAAGCGATTGCACTGGCCATGGCCGGGAGCGAAACCGCTGCTGAAGCCGGAGCCGAAGGTGCCGCTTCAGAGGCTGGTGCGGCCGTTGTGGACGCTGGCGTGACCGAGGCTGCAGATGAAGGCGTAACGGCGCCGGCAGAGACAGAAATTGCCGACGCGCCGCGTCCGATCCCGCGTCCTGCCGGGCTGACGGCGCAAACCGATACGACTACCGCGCCTGCCGCCGCTGCGGCGGCTCCGGTCACAGAGACCGTGGCGGCTGCCACGCCGGCCCAGACAACTCCAGCGCCTGCTGCCGCGACGCCGACGCCGACTTCAAATGTCGGCGCCTGGGTGCAATTGTCTTCGCAACGCAGCGAAGCGGACGCGCAGGCTGACATTCCCTCGCTGCAAGCGCGTTATGGGACGCTGTTCAACGGTGCGACGCCGGAGGTCAGCCAAGTCGATCTGGGCGAGCGCGGCATCTATTATCGGGTGCGGCTGCCGCAGCCCACGTTCGATCAGGCCAATTCGGTTTGTAGCGCGATCCAAGCGCAAGGCGGGGACTGTTTCGTGCTGAACAACTAA
- the tatB gene encoding Sec-independent protein translocase protein TatB, whose product MLGLGWSEMLVIGIVLLVVVGPKDLPMMMRNVGRMMGTVRRMGNDFRREIDKAIAADEIAEAKKAISDPLKQTSAEINREFNSIRNGKVEPTGKLKPPESGEESVVDAIHAQAGMAPSRAEPSAASAALRAKVSETVAKPANAATTAAEQPAPLADAPKGKVKAAPRKAVTAKSSETVSEAAAKSAKPAASKAAPAKKAAPKRAPSKAAAKPAAKLTAKTTARNEAEAQPKSAAKPRASASKTTSKKTTPARKKATAETGGEQ is encoded by the coding sequence ATGCTTGGGCTTGGCTGGAGCGAGATGCTCGTTATCGGCATCGTGTTGCTTGTCGTCGTCGGCCCGAAAGACCTGCCGATGATGATGCGCAATGTCGGGCGGATGATGGGCACCGTGCGGCGCATGGGCAATGATTTCCGCCGGGAGATCGACAAGGCCATCGCAGCCGATGAAATCGCCGAGGCCAAGAAGGCAATTTCCGACCCCCTCAAGCAGACCAGCGCAGAGATCAATCGCGAATTCAATTCGATCCGAAACGGCAAGGTGGAGCCGACCGGCAAGCTCAAGCCGCCCGAATCGGGCGAAGAGAGTGTCGTCGATGCGATCCACGCACAGGCCGGGATGGCGCCGTCGCGGGCTGAACCTTCCGCTGCTTCGGCGGCGTTGCGGGCCAAGGTGAGCGAGACGGTTGCCAAGCCTGCCAATGCGGCAACCACGGCGGCCGAACAGCCAGCGCCGCTTGCCGATGCGCCCAAGGGCAAGGTGAAGGCCGCGCCGCGTAAGGCTGTCACGGCAAAATCCAGCGAGACAGTGTCGGAAGCAGCGGCAAAGAGCGCAAAACCGGCAGCGAGCAAGGCTGCCCCCGCAAAGAAGGCCGCACCCAAGCGGGCGCCAAGCAAGGCCGCGGCCAAGCCGGCGGCAAAATTGACTGCGAAGACGACAGCTCGCAACGAAGCGGAAGCGCAACCCAAGTCCGCGGCCAAGCCGCGTGCGAGCGCCAGCAAGACGACATCTAAAAAGACGACGCCGGCGCGCAAGAAGGCCACTGCGGAAACGGGCGGCGAACAATGA
- the surE gene encoding 5'/3'-nucleotidase SurE: protein MKANPRILLTNDDGVDAPGLAVLLGIAKALSDDVWVVAPANNQSGTGHRMTFGYEIEIEARGERIFSLDGTPADCVVAGITHVLKDKRPDIVLSGVNRGQNLGDIMHCSGTAAGAREGALHGAIGIALSQAMDYDHGHDEIDWAPAEELGAQTIRSILDVAGARDTYFNVNFPICAPHEVSGIRLVPHQRFAHSPFELYASDNPGKHFVTILSTPKPLDAGSDFHILHEDKAITVTPLMLQQTDMEFVQRHEGRLPFTGSGRG, encoded by the coding sequence ATGAAAGCCAACCCGCGCATTTTGCTGACCAATGACGATGGCGTGGATGCGCCGGGACTTGCCGTGCTGCTCGGCATCGCCAAGGCGCTTTCCGACGATGTGTGGGTGGTGGCTCCAGCCAATAACCAGAGCGGCACCGGGCATCGGATGACTTTCGGTTACGAGATCGAGATCGAGGCGCGGGGCGAGCGGATATTTTCGCTCGACGGCACGCCTGCCGATTGCGTGGTGGCGGGAATTACCCATGTGCTCAAGGACAAGCGGCCCGATATCGTTCTGTCCGGGGTCAATCGCGGGCAGAATCTGGGTGATATCATGCATTGCTCGGGGACGGCCGCCGGGGCGCGGGAGGGGGCGCTGCATGGCGCCATAGGGATCGCTTTGAGCCAGGCCATGGATTATGACCATGGGCACGATGAGATCGACTGGGCGCCTGCCGAGGAGCTGGGCGCGCAAACCATTCGGTCCATCCTGGACGTTGCGGGCGCGCGCGATACCTATTTCAACGTCAATTTTCCGATCTGCGCGCCTCATGAGGTGAGCGGCATCAGGCTGGTGCCGCACCAGCGATTCGCGCATTCGCCGTTCGAATTGTACGCCAGCGACAATCCGGGCAAGCATTTCGTGACGATTCTCAGCACGCCCAAGCCTCTGGACGCCGGCTCGGATTTCCATATCCTGCATGAAGACAAGGCGATTACGGTGACCCCGCTCATGCTGCAGCAGACCGATATGGAGTTCGTCCAACGCCATGAGGGGCGTTTGCCCTTCACGGGCTCCGGGCGCGGGTGA